In a single window of the Pseudogemmatithrix spongiicola genome:
- the uvrA gene encoding excinuclease ABC subunit UvrA, with product MKDRIIVRGARQHNLRDVSVDFPRRAITVVTGPSGSGKSSLAFDTIYAEGQRRYVESLSAYARQFLERMPKPDVDSIDGLSPSVAIEQKNPTRTSRSTVGTATEITDYLRLLWARAGHTLCPHCGRELKPDSAESACDAVLAWPAGTRLMVAFPFARSAKLTHARILEHLRAKGFVRVAADGIVLHLDEITGSKPNLAKVKELLVVTDRLSVGTEQRTRLTDALETAFREGDGDAVVIPVSEPIALAPLRFTTAFRCPNDGHVAPPPSPQLFSFNNPRGACETCNGFGATLEYDEALIVPYPERTLAQGALDPWTKPRYENKRRALAEFAKANGIPMDVAWRDLASAQREKLLRGKAKGYVGMFPFLEALEPKKYKQYIRVFLRQYQTAQTCTSCQGARLKPDALHVKVAGKTIAEVQAMPVGLLRAWIDTLALSPQETAIAAHILREARDRIAFLCDVGLTYLALDRATRTLSGGEAQRIGLANSLGARLVDTLYVLDEPSIGLHPRDLGRLLDLLKRLRDTGNTVLMVEHDLEAIRLSDWMLELGPASGEKGGQVVFSGPTVNAADSPLTGQFLTGARTIAVPAKRRRVGPQWLTLSGAREHNLREVAVKIPLGALTCVTGVSGSGKSTLVHDVLFRALERQLTGEHTARQHLGERVGAFDSLDGWQALDEVVLVDQEPIGKSPRSNPVTYVKAFDEIRRIFAEVPLARQRRYSAGTFSFNVAGGRCETCEGAGALEVEMVFMADVFVPCETCGGTRYKPEVLEVTYFGKRITDVLDMTVDEAIRFFPREEKLGQALWQIQQVGLGYLRLGQPATTLSGGESQRLKIARELALAAKKGGRKCYILDEPTTGLHPRDVEVLCDVLDRLVDNGHTVIVIEHDMDVVKRADWIIDMGPDGGDGGGRVVAMGRPEDIVTVAASHTGRFLAPELTAKP from the coding sequence GTGAAAGACCGCATCATCGTCCGCGGCGCGCGCCAGCACAACCTGCGCGACGTCTCGGTCGACTTCCCCCGCCGCGCCATCACCGTCGTCACCGGACCCTCAGGCTCCGGGAAGTCCTCGCTCGCGTTCGACACCATCTACGCCGAGGGCCAGCGGCGCTACGTCGAGTCCCTGTCCGCCTACGCGCGGCAGTTTCTCGAGCGCATGCCCAAGCCGGATGTCGATTCCATCGACGGCCTCTCGCCGTCGGTGGCCATCGAACAGAAGAACCCGACGCGCACCTCGCGCTCGACGGTCGGCACGGCCACCGAGATCACCGACTACCTGCGGCTGCTCTGGGCCCGCGCCGGACACACGCTGTGCCCGCACTGCGGACGCGAGCTCAAGCCGGATTCCGCGGAGTCCGCCTGCGACGCCGTCCTCGCCTGGCCGGCAGGCACGCGCCTCATGGTCGCCTTTCCGTTCGCGCGCTCGGCCAAGCTCACGCACGCACGCATCCTCGAGCATCTGCGCGCAAAGGGCTTCGTGCGCGTCGCCGCGGATGGAATCGTGCTGCACCTCGACGAGATCACGGGCAGCAAGCCGAACCTCGCGAAGGTGAAGGAGCTGCTCGTGGTCACGGACCGCCTGTCGGTCGGCACGGAGCAGCGCACGCGCCTGACCGACGCGCTCGAGACGGCGTTCCGCGAGGGGGACGGCGACGCTGTCGTGATTCCGGTGTCCGAGCCGATCGCACTCGCGCCGCTACGCTTCACGACCGCGTTTCGCTGCCCGAACGACGGGCACGTCGCGCCGCCGCCCTCGCCCCAGCTCTTCTCGTTCAACAACCCGCGCGGCGCCTGCGAGACCTGCAACGGCTTCGGCGCCACCCTGGAGTACGACGAAGCGCTCATCGTCCCGTACCCCGAGCGCACGCTCGCCCAAGGCGCGCTCGATCCGTGGACCAAGCCGCGCTACGAGAACAAGCGCCGCGCGCTGGCGGAGTTCGCCAAGGCGAATGGCATCCCCATGGATGTCGCCTGGCGCGACCTCGCATCGGCGCAGCGCGAAAAGCTGCTGCGCGGCAAGGCCAAGGGCTACGTCGGGATGTTCCCCTTCCTCGAAGCCCTCGAGCCGAAGAAGTACAAGCAGTACATCCGCGTGTTCCTGCGGCAGTACCAGACCGCGCAGACCTGCACGAGTTGCCAGGGCGCACGGCTCAAGCCCGACGCGCTGCACGTGAAGGTCGCGGGCAAGACCATCGCCGAGGTGCAGGCCATGCCCGTCGGCTTGCTGCGCGCGTGGATCGACACTCTCGCGCTCTCGCCGCAGGAGACGGCCATCGCGGCGCACATCCTGCGCGAGGCCCGCGATCGCATCGCCTTCCTCTGCGATGTCGGGCTCACGTATCTCGCGCTGGACCGCGCCACGCGCACGCTCTCGGGCGGCGAAGCCCAACGCATCGGCCTCGCCAACTCGCTCGGCGCGCGCCTCGTCGACACGCTCTACGTGCTCGACGAACCCAGCATCGGCCTCCACCCGCGCGACCTCGGGCGCCTGCTCGACTTGCTGAAGCGCCTGCGCGACACGGGCAACACCGTGCTCATGGTCGAGCACGACCTCGAAGCCATCCGCCTGAGCGACTGGATGCTCGAACTCGGCCCCGCCAGCGGCGAGAAGGGCGGACAAGTCGTGTTCAGCGGCCCGACGGTGAACGCGGCCGACAGTCCGCTCACCGGACAGTTCCTCACCGGCGCCCGCACGATCGCCGTGCCCGCCAAGCGCCGTCGCGTCGGACCGCAGTGGCTCACCCTCAGCGGCGCGCGCGAGCACAACCTGCGCGAGGTCGCCGTGAAGATCCCGCTCGGCGCGCTCACTTGCGTCACCGGCGTGAGCGGCAGCGGCAAGAGCACGCTCGTGCACGACGTGCTCTTCCGCGCCCTCGAGCGCCAGCTCACCGGCGAGCACACGGCGCGCCAGCACCTCGGCGAACGCGTCGGCGCCTTCGACAGCCTCGACGGTTGGCAGGCGCTCGACGAGGTCGTCCTCGTGGATCAGGAGCCGATCGGCAAGTCGCCGCGGTCGAATCCCGTGACCTACGTGAAGGCCTTCGACGAGATCCGGCGCATCTTCGCCGAGGTGCCGCTCGCGCGGCAGCGCCGCTACAGCGCGGGCACCTTCTCGTTCAACGTGGCCGGCGGGCGCTGCGAGACCTGCGAGGGCGCCGGCGCGCTCGAGGTCGAGATGGTCTTCATGGCCGATGTCTTCGTGCCCTGCGAGACCTGCGGCGGCACGCGCTACAAGCCCGAGGTGCTCGAAGTGACGTACTTCGGCAAGCGCATCACCGATGTGCTCGACATGACCGTGGACGAGGCGATCCGCTTCTTCCCGCGCGAGGAGAAGCTCGGCCAGGCGCTGTGGCAGATCCAGCAGGTGGGCTTGGGCTACCTCCGCCTCGGTCAACCCGCGACCACCCTGTCCGGCGGCGAATCGCAGCGGCTCAAGATCGCGCGCGAACTCGCGCTCGCCGCGAAGAAGGGCGGCCGCAAGTGCTACATCCTCGACGAGCCCACGACGGGCCTGCATCCGCGGGATGTCGAAGTGCTCTGCGACGTGCTCGACCGGCTCGTGGACAACGGGCACACCGTCATCGTGATCGAGCACGACATGGACGTCGTCAAGCGCGCGGACTGGATCATCGATATGGGGCCGGACGGCGGCGACGGTGGCGGCCGGGTCGTCGCGATGGGGCGGCCGGAAGACATCGTAACCGTCGCGGCGTCGCACACGGGGCGATTCCTCGCCCCGGAGCTCACCGCCAAGCCCTGA
- a CDS encoding ABC transporter permease has product MRHSLHVGVEALRANPLRTILSTLGVVMGVGAMVSVLALGDGVERYAREELARTTDLLTVAISPRTAVEVDGMFLARDSVLRLSLDDAEALRRALPTAAAVRLSARGGAIVRLGSSEAPRGLEIRAVPAEGESEGVPTLATGRWITDADTAVIVLAHAAAGAVAGDSTAPQQALGASVSLRGQPHTVIGVLAPRDGDRGLVAYVPVADAERALGPRVAASLVIQAARIEDVDSLRAGAERWAQQRIGTEWREQVQVVNRRDRAEQAATAMRVFKLLMAAITGVSLLVGGVGIMNVLLASVAERTREIGIRKAAGARDRDILTQFLAESVAITGAGALIGVLLGLGVAYATAAVMRMQTQAPVQAAVTLPTVGFAVVISVVIGLTFGLYPARRAARLSPVDAMRNE; this is encoded by the coding sequence ATGCGACACTCCCTGCACGTCGGCGTCGAGGCCCTCCGCGCCAATCCGCTCCGCACGATCCTCTCCACGCTCGGCGTCGTCATGGGCGTCGGTGCCATGGTGTCGGTCCTCGCCCTCGGCGACGGCGTCGAACGCTACGCCCGCGAGGAACTGGCCCGTACCACGGACCTGCTGACCGTCGCGATCTCGCCCCGGACGGCGGTCGAGGTGGATGGCATGTTCCTCGCCCGCGACTCCGTGCTGCGCCTCAGCCTCGATGACGCCGAGGCGCTGCGCCGCGCGTTGCCGACCGCCGCGGCCGTGCGACTGTCGGCGCGCGGCGGTGCGATTGTGCGCCTGGGCAGTAGTGAGGCGCCACGCGGTCTGGAGATCCGCGCCGTCCCAGCGGAAGGGGAAAGCGAAGGCGTGCCCACACTCGCGACGGGCCGCTGGATCACGGATGCCGACACCGCCGTGATCGTGCTCGCCCACGCGGCCGCTGGGGCTGTGGCCGGCGACTCCACGGCGCCGCAGCAGGCACTCGGCGCTTCGGTGAGCCTGCGTGGGCAGCCGCACACGGTGATCGGCGTCCTGGCTCCGCGAGACGGCGACCGCGGTCTGGTCGCCTACGTGCCCGTGGCAGACGCCGAGCGCGCCCTCGGGCCGCGCGTCGCCGCGTCGCTCGTCATCCAAGCGGCGCGGATCGAGGACGTGGACTCCCTGCGGGCGGGGGCGGAGCGATGGGCGCAGCAGCGCATCGGCACCGAATGGCGCGAACAGGTCCAGGTGGTGAATCGCCGCGATCGTGCGGAGCAGGCGGCGACGGCGATGCGCGTGTTCAAGCTGCTGATGGCGGCCATCACCGGCGTGTCGCTGCTGGTCGGCGGCGTGGGGATCATGAACGTGCTGTTGGCGTCGGTGGCCGAGCGTACGCGCGAGATCGGCATCCGCAAGGCGGCGGGCGCGCGCGACCGCGACATCCTCACGCAATTCCTCGCCGAGTCGGTGGCGATCACGGGCGCGGGCGCGCTGATCGGCGTATTGCTCGGGCTCGGCGTCGCCTACGCCACGGCCGCGGTGATGCGCATGCAGACGCAGGCGCCGGTGCAGGCGGCGGTCACGCTGCCGACCGTCGGCTTCGCCGTCGTGATCTCGGTGGTGATCGGGCTGACGTTCGGGCTGTATCCGGCGCGGCGGGCGGCGCGCCTGAGTCCCGTCGACGCGATGCGCAACGAATAG
- a CDS encoding SDR family NAD(P)-dependent oxidoreductase, protein MTLNRDLSSAGAFVILGAAGGIGSAIARSLAADGARLVLAGRRPEALDALAAGLHAHGAEVETAAVEASDFAAVEALVAGAAQRHGLVAGIVNAVGSILLKPAHMTSEADLADTLRQNVQTAFAAVRAAGKVMTDGGSVLLFASSASEVGLPNHEAIAAAKAAVGGLARSAAATYAGRKLRVNALAPGLVETPLAARITGNAKSLEVSVAMHPAGRIGRPEDVVPAARWLLDPASDWVTGQVIPIDGGMSRVRAGR, encoded by the coding sequence ATGACGCTCAATCGCGACCTCTCGTCCGCCGGCGCCTTCGTGATCCTCGGCGCCGCCGGCGGCATCGGCTCCGCCATCGCCCGCTCCCTCGCCGCCGACGGCGCACGGCTCGTCCTCGCCGGCCGCCGCCCGGAGGCGCTCGACGCGCTTGCCGCTGGGCTGCACGCGCACGGCGCCGAAGTCGAAACCGCGGCGGTCGAGGCGAGCGACTTCGCCGCCGTCGAGGCGCTGGTCGCCGGCGCCGCGCAGCGGCATGGCCTTGTGGCGGGCATCGTCAATGCCGTGGGCTCCATTCTCCTCAAGCCGGCGCACATGACGAGTGAGGCCGACCTCGCGGACACGCTCCGGCAGAACGTGCAGACGGCCTTCGCCGCCGTCCGAGCCGCCGGCAAGGTCATGACCGACGGTGGCAGCGTGCTGCTCTTCGCGAGCTCGGCCTCGGAGGTCGGACTGCCAAACCACGAGGCGATTGCCGCGGCGAAAGCCGCCGTGGGCGGTCTCGCGCGCAGCGCCGCCGCGACGTATGCCGGCCGCAAGCTGCGCGTCAACGCGCTCGCGCCGGGATTGGTGGAGACGCCGCTCGCCGCGCGCATCACGGGCAACGCGAAGTCGCTCGAAGTCTCCGTGGCCATGCACCCCGCCGGCCGGATCGGGCGTCCGGAGGACGTGGTACCCGCGGCGCGCTGGCTGCTCGATCCCGCCAGCGATTGGGTGACAGGTCAGGTCATCCCCATCGACGGCGGGATGTCGCGGGTGCGCGCGGGGCGCTAA
- a CDS encoding DUF1697 domain-containing protein yields MPTHIALLRAINVGGTGKLPMAELRALCESIGFTNVRTYIQSGNVVFESRLCAVRARRALEDALERRLGKRHAALLRSVDELVEVETRNPFRDADPKRVLVVFLDDAPPRTVMKGVKIPGREQLHLDGRELFIHFPDGMGTSKLKVPLADQGTGRNLNTVRALLELAAP; encoded by the coding sequence ATGCCCACGCACATCGCCCTGCTCCGCGCCATCAACGTCGGCGGTACCGGCAAGCTGCCGATGGCCGAGCTGCGTGCGCTCTGCGAGTCGATTGGCTTCACGAACGTGCGCACCTACATCCAGTCCGGGAACGTGGTCTTCGAGAGCCGACTGTGCGCCGTGCGCGCCAGACGCGCCCTGGAAGACGCGCTCGAGCGCCGTCTCGGAAAGCGCCACGCGGCACTGCTCCGCAGCGTGGACGAGCTCGTGGAGGTCGAGACCCGCAATCCGTTTCGGGATGCCGATCCCAAACGCGTCCTGGTGGTGTTCCTTGATGACGCACCGCCTCGCACGGTGATGAAGGGCGTGAAGATTCCCGGCCGCGAGCAACTGCATCTCGACGGCCGCGAGCTGTTCATCCACTTCCCCGACGGCATGGGCACGTCGAAGCTCAAGGTCCCGCTCGCGGACCAAGGGACGGGTCGCAACCTGAACACCGTGCGGGCGCTGCTGGAGCTGGCGGCGCCCTAG
- the purE gene encoding 5-(carboxyamino)imidazole ribonucleotide mutase: protein MTAPLVGVIMGSKSDYETLAPACELLAHFGIPFEAKVVSAHRTPDEMFKYAESAESRGLLVIIAGAGGAAHLPGMVASKTLVPVLGVPVNITALNGLDALLSIVQMPAGVPVGTLAIGKPGATNAAVLAAEIVGTHKPEVRAKLKAWRESRAADVRAQTLP from the coding sequence ATGACCGCACCACTCGTCGGCGTCATCATGGGCTCCAAGTCCGACTACGAGACCTTGGCCCCCGCGTGCGAGCTGCTGGCGCACTTCGGCATCCCCTTCGAAGCCAAGGTCGTCTCGGCCCATCGCACGCCGGATGAGATGTTCAAGTACGCAGAGTCCGCGGAATCGCGCGGCCTGCTCGTGATCATCGCCGGTGCCGGCGGCGCGGCGCACCTGCCGGGCATGGTCGCCTCGAAGACGCTGGTGCCCGTGCTTGGCGTCCCGGTGAACATCACGGCGCTCAACGGGCTCGACGCCCTGCTCAGCATCGTGCAGATGCCGGCGGGTGTTCCGGTCGGCACGCTGGCGATCGGCAAGCCCGGCGCGACGAACGCCGCCGTGCTCGCCGCGGAAATCGTCGGCACGCACAAGCCCGAGGTGCGCGCCAAGCTGAAGGCCTGGCGCGAGAGCCGCGCCGCCGACGTCCGCGCGCAGACGCTGCCGTGA
- the purK gene encoding 5-(carboxyamino)imidazole ribonucleotide synthase: MSGGAHPAVPAGATIGFLGGGQLGRMTAMAARTLGYDVRVLDPEKDCPARGVSSHTITAAWSDAAAAAELAQGCAAVTLEIEQIPRPSLEAVARTAPLHPGVDAVFTVQERARQKQWLERHHFPLGAFRVVTDAAGAEAAVAALGPSIVKAAMGGYDGRGQVRVKTAAEGRAAFEQLKAPVCVVEAFLDLHTEISVLVARRADGTSVAYPPSRNHHTQGVLTWAVTPSGVSAEMADRAESLALRIAEALGIVGLLAVEMFILGDGQLLVNELAPRPHNTYHHSERAHPTSQFEQLVRAVCHLPLGSTEIVRPAAIHNLLGDLWDGGAPDVTKALAIPGVRVHLYGKKEARPGRKMGHLSADGDTPEQALERVCAAYDALTR, from the coding sequence GTGAGCGGCGGCGCTCATCCCGCCGTTCCCGCCGGCGCGACGATCGGCTTTCTCGGCGGCGGCCAGCTCGGCCGCATGACGGCGATGGCCGCGCGCACGCTGGGGTACGATGTGCGCGTGCTGGACCCCGAGAAGGATTGCCCGGCGCGCGGCGTGTCGTCGCACACGATCACTGCCGCGTGGAGCGATGCCGCCGCCGCAGCCGAGCTCGCGCAGGGCTGCGCCGCGGTCACGCTGGAAATCGAGCAGATTCCCCGCCCCTCGCTCGAAGCCGTGGCGCGCACCGCACCGCTGCATCCGGGCGTCGACGCCGTCTTCACGGTGCAGGAACGGGCGCGGCAGAAGCAGTGGTTGGAGCGACATCACTTTCCTCTCGGCGCCTTCCGCGTCGTGACGGATGCCGCCGGGGCCGAGGCTGCGGTGGCGGCGTTGGGCCCGAGCATCGTGAAGGCGGCGATGGGCGGCTACGATGGCCGCGGCCAGGTACGCGTGAAGACCGCCGCCGAGGGCCGCGCGGCGTTCGAGCAGCTCAAGGCGCCCGTGTGCGTCGTCGAAGCCTTTCTCGACCTGCACACCGAGATCTCCGTGCTCGTCGCGCGCCGCGCCGACGGCACGAGCGTCGCGTATCCGCCGTCACGCAACCATCACACGCAGGGCGTGCTCACGTGGGCGGTGACGCCGTCGGGCGTGAGCGCCGAGATGGCCGACCGCGCCGAGTCACTGGCGCTGCGCATCGCTGAGGCGCTGGGCATCGTCGGGCTGCTCGCCGTCGAGATGTTCATCCTCGGCGACGGCCAGCTGCTCGTGAACGAGCTCGCGCCGCGGCCGCACAACACGTACCACCATTCCGAGCGCGCGCACCCGACGAGCCAGTTCGAGCAACTCGTGCGCGCGGTCTGCCACCTGCCGCTGGGCAGCACGGAGATCGTCCGGCCTGCGGCGATCCACAACCTGCTCGGCGATCTCTGGGACGGCGGTGCGCCGGACGTGACGAAGGCGCTGGCGATTCCCGGCGTCCGGGTGCATCTGTATGGGAAGAAGGAGGCGCGTCCCGGTCGCAAGATGGGACACCTCTCCGCAGACGGCGACACGCCCGAGCAGGCGCTCGAACGCGTATGCGCCGCCTACGACGCACTCACGCGCTAG
- a CDS encoding pyridoxamine 5'-phosphate oxidase family protein yields the protein MATPRPVFRELSTDECITLLHRHNVGRMAISHRDRIELVPIHYVYDDGWLYGRTAVGTKIEMVSHNRWVAFEVDEVRDVFDWASVVVKGGLYLLRKDGSAQEKAVYDKGVSLVRTIIPEALTPDDPVPERALLFRIHADELSGRAASPGS from the coding sequence ATGGCGACGCCACGGCCGGTCTTCCGCGAGCTCAGCACCGACGAGTGCATCACGCTGCTGCATCGGCACAATGTGGGGCGGATGGCGATCAGCCACCGCGATCGCATCGAGCTCGTGCCCATCCACTACGTGTATGACGACGGATGGCTGTATGGCCGCACGGCCGTCGGCACGAAGATCGAGATGGTCTCGCACAATCGCTGGGTCGCCTTCGAGGTGGACGAAGTGCGCGACGTCTTCGATTGGGCTTCGGTGGTCGTCAAGGGCGGGCTCTACCTGCTGCGCAAGGACGGCAGCGCGCAGGAGAAGGCCGTGTACGACAAGGGCGTGAGCCTCGTGCGTACGATCATTCCCGAAGCACTCACGCCGGACGATCCGGTGCCTGAGCGCGCGCTGCTCTTCCGCATCCACGCCGACGAGCTCAGCGGTCGCGCGGCGTCGCCGGGCTCTTGA
- a CDS encoding DmpA family aminopeptidase produces the protein MTILRAVFLLAVSAPALLAQRARARELGVAPGVFAPGRHNAITDVAGVRVGQVTLTQGDNVRTGVTAILPHAGNLYRDRVPAALHVGNGFGKLLGVTQLRELGELESPILLTCTLCVWKAADAMVEHLLAAPDMQQVRSINVVVGETNDGGLNDIRARPVTADAVRRALTEATDGPVAEGSVGAGTGTVAFGWKGGIGTSSRVLPTRFGGYTIGVLVQSNFGGILQVLGAPVGRELDQYAFRGASNGGADDGDGSIMIVVATDAPLSDRNLERLASRAMLGVSRTGSSASNGSGDYVLAFSTAAEVRRAWDAPRLSTTEIANEQMSALFQAVVEATEEAILNSLFMATTVTGNGRTIEAIPLDRLREVLRRYGVTPP, from the coding sequence ATGACGATCCTCCGCGCAGTCTTCCTGTTGGCTGTCTCGGCCCCGGCGCTCCTCGCCCAGCGCGCTCGCGCCCGCGAGCTCGGCGTGGCGCCGGGCGTCTTTGCACCTGGACGGCACAACGCCATCACCGACGTCGCGGGCGTGCGCGTCGGCCAGGTCACGCTCACGCAGGGCGACAACGTGCGGACCGGCGTGACGGCCATCCTTCCGCACGCGGGCAACCTCTACCGCGATCGCGTGCCCGCGGCGCTGCATGTGGGCAACGGCTTCGGCAAGCTGCTTGGCGTCACGCAGCTGCGGGAGCTCGGGGAACTCGAGTCGCCGATCCTGCTCACCTGCACGCTCTGCGTCTGGAAGGCCGCCGACGCGATGGTCGAGCATCTGCTCGCGGCGCCGGACATGCAGCAGGTGCGGTCGATCAACGTCGTGGTCGGCGAGACCAATGATGGCGGGCTCAACGACATCCGCGCACGGCCGGTCACTGCAGACGCGGTGCGCCGCGCGCTCACGGAGGCGACCGATGGCCCCGTGGCGGAGGGCAGCGTCGGGGCCGGCACGGGTACCGTGGCCTTCGGCTGGAAGGGTGGCATCGGCACGAGTTCCCGTGTGCTGCCCACACGATTCGGCGGCTACACCATCGGCGTGCTCGTGCAGAGTAACTTCGGCGGCATCCTGCAGGTGCTGGGCGCGCCGGTGGGCCGCGAGCTCGACCAGTACGCGTTCCGCGGTGCCTCCAACGGTGGAGCGGACGACGGCGATGGATCGATCATGATCGTCGTCGCGACCGACGCGCCGCTCAGCGACCGCAATCTCGAACGCCTCGCCTCCCGCGCGATGCTCGGCGTCTCCCGCACGGGGAGCTCGGCGAGCAACGGCAGTGGAGACTATGTGCTGGCGTTCTCGACGGCCGCCGAGGTCCGTCGCGCCTGGGACGCGCCGCGGCTCAGCACCACTGAGATCGCCAACGAACAGATGTCGGCGCTGTTCCAGGCCGTGGTCGAGGCCACGGAGGAGGCGATCCTCAACTCGCTGTTCATGGCGACGACCGTCACGGGCAACGGGCGGACGATCGAGGCGATTCCGCTGGATCGGCTGCGCGAGGTGTTGCGACGCTACGGCGTGACACCGCCCTGA
- a CDS encoding ATP-binding protein — translation MPILPLYGHEAMREQLAAQMDRGVLPASLLLHGPAGIGKQRLALWMAQRLLCGGATAKPCDECQHCRYALELQHPDLHWIFPHENVSGSADWEYDDLKPLHDARVAERAEAKGLYARPDGSCGIYKGDTKYLRHVASRSPALASRKVIIVGDAERMVPQQANPEAANMFLKLLEEPPADTTIILTSSEPHALLQTIRSRVVQLRVAPLPTEAMRAFLADVAAAEKLPNLPPAELLRIAGGAPGKLLGGDDQQVAMDRARKLLAAADGGAEQRFRAAFTSGTSKARGAFSDVLDALSVVVHERVRDAAARGDEPAARRAAKVMPLIEDAKLAAAGNANPQVVTAQLLESIAELR, via the coding sequence GTGCCGATTCTCCCGCTCTACGGTCATGAGGCGATGCGCGAGCAGCTCGCCGCACAGATGGATCGCGGCGTGCTGCCGGCCTCGCTGCTGCTGCATGGCCCCGCGGGCATCGGCAAGCAGCGTTTGGCCCTCTGGATGGCGCAGCGCCTGCTCTGCGGCGGCGCGACGGCCAAGCCTTGCGACGAGTGCCAGCACTGCCGCTACGCCCTCGAGCTGCAGCATCCGGACCTGCACTGGATCTTCCCGCACGAGAACGTCTCCGGCTCCGCGGATTGGGAGTACGACGACCTCAAGCCGCTGCATGACGCGCGCGTCGCCGAGCGCGCAGAGGCGAAGGGGCTCTACGCGCGCCCCGATGGCTCCTGCGGCATCTACAAGGGCGACACCAAGTACCTCAGGCACGTCGCCTCACGCTCGCCGGCGCTGGCCTCACGCAAGGTGATCATCGTCGGCGATGCCGAGCGCATGGTGCCGCAGCAGGCGAATCCCGAGGCGGCCAACATGTTCCTCAAGCTGCTTGAGGAGCCGCCGGCAGATACCACGATCATCCTGACGTCATCCGAACCACACGCGCTGCTGCAGACCATCCGCTCGCGCGTCGTGCAGCTGCGCGTCGCGCCGCTGCCCACGGAGGCGATGCGCGCCTTTCTTGCGGATGTGGCGGCGGCGGAGAAACTGCCCAACCTGCCGCCGGCGGAGCTGCTGCGCATCGCCGGCGGCGCCCCCGGCAAGTTGCTCGGCGGCGACGATCAGCAGGTCGCCATGGACCGCGCGCGCAAGTTGCTCGCCGCCGCCGACGGCGGGGCCGAACAGCGCTTTCGCGCCGCATTCACGTCCGGCACGTCCAAGGCGCGCGGGGCCTTCAGCGACGTGCTCGATGCCCTGAGCGTCGTCGTGCACGAGCGCGTCCGTGACGCCGCGGCGCGGGGCGACGAACCCGCCGCGCGCCGGGCCGCGAAGGTCATGCCGCTCATCGAAGACGCCAAGCTCGCCGCGGCCGGCAATGCCAATCCGCAGGTCGTGACCGCACAGTTGCTCGAATCCATCGCGGAGCTGCGCTGA
- the moaC gene encoding cyclic pyranopterin monophosphate synthase MoaC encodes MSKNLSHVNAAGEASMVDVSAKPSVPRLARAAGEIVMSTEAYAKVRDAQLPKGDVLGTARIAGVMAAKKTAELIPLCHPLALTDVQVVFALDESLPGVRCEATARTVGPTGVEMEALTAVSVALLTVYDMAKAVDSAMVIQRVRLEEKRKG; translated from the coding sequence ATGTCCAAGAACCTCTCGCACGTCAACGCGGCCGGTGAGGCGTCGATGGTCGACGTCAGCGCCAAGCCCAGCGTACCACGCCTCGCCCGTGCCGCGGGCGAGATCGTCATGAGCACGGAGGCCTACGCCAAGGTGCGCGATGCGCAGCTTCCCAAGGGCGACGTGCTCGGCACCGCGCGCATCGCCGGCGTGATGGCCGCCAAGAAGACCGCCGAGCTGATTCCGCTCTGCCATCCGCTGGCGCTCACCGATGTGCAGGTGGTCTTCGCGCTCGACGAATCGCTGCCCGGCGTGCGCTGCGAGGCGACGGCCCGCACGGTCGGGCCCACGGGTGTGGAGATGGAGGCGCTGACCGCGGTGAGCGTCGCGCTGCTCACCGTCTACGACATGGCCAAGGCGGTGGACAGCGCGATGGTGATCCAGCGGGTGCGGCTCGAGGAGAAGCGGAAGGGCTGA